The Apium graveolens cultivar Ventura chromosome 10, ASM990537v1, whole genome shotgun sequence nucleotide sequence TAATCACTACTTAATCATGTTCATATACACTATATATTCAGAAGGCACAATCATCTACAGTATTTATTTTTCACAACATTTTACTTGTTATTTTTACTAAGCTTGACAGAATATAGATGCCAAAACCTGCAAGGAATTGTGGCACATGTATAGCACCATTAGTGGAAAACCTTGTCAATAAACGTAAGAAGAAAAAGCCAAAAAGGCACCAGAAGATGATCATACTGGTTCCATTAATAAAAGAGAGAGCTGGAGATGACTAACAACTAATTCTCTCTTCTAAGTTCGCACCTTGTGTAGAAAATAAGAACAGATCATAATTttttataacatttctttatttttattaGATAATTTAATTTTCTTTTGTAGGTGCTAACTTACCTACAATATGAGTATTGACTAGCCAACTATTTTAGCAAAGCCCTTCATATCATAAAGTTTTGTACTACACATTTAGCACAAAAAAAAGTCTAGTACTACGCTGTGTAAGGAAAACAAATTTCATGTGTAAGCAAAACAAATTTCATTACAAAAACCAATGAAATAAATGGTTTTATTGAAGGAAATAAAACATGTTTTTAGCTTTCTGATTAAGCTCCAAGTGTGTTGCATGTGTGATACATCCTCCATATACTGTAATGTTATATATTAGAGCTTGATGGGTAATGCTGAGGAGCTTTTCTATCAATTTTCTAAGATAGTGATACATATAATATGACTTGAACATACCACGAGAACTAAGAAGACTTCGATGAGGAATGACCCAGGAGGCAGAACAGCCTTCAACTTATCAACACTTCACTAAGGAATGACCCAAAACAGCCTTCAACTTGTCCAGAGTTTTCTCGCTGAAGGGCAAATTTTACGAGCCTACATGACAAAATTACACATAGAAAGTTTATTAAGTATCAGCACAAAACCATCTGAACTTTTAAAAACTGAAAGAATTGTCAATCTTTATAAACAAGAACTGTAAACACTCAAGTTAGATAACTGAGGGACTTGGTATATGGCCTtggtaaattaaaattaataaaattggTTAATTCTATTTTGTATTGATGCACATACTAGTCTAAGGGGGTATattcatttcagattttaaaggattgTTAATAATCTAtggattttaaaagattttcgtTGATTTTATTCTTCGTGGATTTTAATGGAGTTGATCCAAAATCTTGTAGAGTCTTGCAGATTTTTATGGAgctttttagaaaaataattttaaggaAATACACTTACCCTGATCAACTCTAAACACCGGTGGCACCTAAATGACGACCCTCCTCTGCTGCACTTTAGCTTTCTCAGCATCAATAATCGACTCCACCATCTTCACCGAATTCTCCAACTGCCCTTCCGCATTAACCACAACATAATCAAATCTCTTAACATGCTTCACCTCCTCACGAGCCGTAGCAATCCGCACAAGCAACGACTCCTTTGTCTCAGTCTTCCTATCAATCAACCTCTGCACCAAAGCAGATTCACTCTCCGCCACAAGAAACACAAACACACCCGAATTCCCAAGAATCTTCCTCAACGTCTCCGCCCCTTGAATATCCACCCTCAACACAATATCACACCCTTGTGCCATAAAATCCCTAATCTGCTGTTTCGGTATACCCTTATAATCACCATACACTAACGCATACTCCAAAAACTCACCTCTCTCGATCATCGACAAAAACCTCTCTTTACTCACAAAAAAATAATCTTTCCCCTCAACTTCACCCGGCCTCATTTCTCGACTAGTAGCCGTAACAACAAAATGTACATTCTTTCTAACTTCTCGCAATCTATTAATCACTGCATCCTTACCAACACCACTAGGACCACTAATCACGATAATCAAAGGACTAGGATATGGGACAAATGGTTTCGAACTAAATGTACTACCTAATGAAGATTCGAGTGCACGGTACAACTCAACCTTATCAGCCTTACCAACATCAGGAATCGAAACAACAACCTTTCTTGAGGAATCACTCATACTACAATTCGACGAAAAAGACTTGCGGGTCAGTGATTTTAAGACATGGGGTCTAAAATTGAAGCTTCTACAGGCCAAAAAATGTGAATTTACATCAAGAAAAGCAAAAGGGGTTGTAGATTGGGTGTGTAGAACAAATGGGTGTGTGTTGGAACGGAGAATTGAGCTGCAGATTTTTCGAATTAACATCGAATGTGATTTAGGGTTTTGTGTGTGTGTTGAGCAAGTTGTGTTTTAGGGTTTTTGACGATGCCCAATTTTGAACCGGGTCGCATTTCATTCGGCATAGTTTAACTGCATTTccttttgaaattaattttttttatttataattgtGTGTTGGAATTTTGGTAATTTTTAagtttataaattaattttagaGAGTTGTATAATATTTCCCAAATTAATAGGTTATTTTACAGATGTATctcattttatttaataattataaatatgtcCTAATATCAAATTTTAACTCTTATataactcatatatat carries:
- the LOC141692717 gene encoding guanylate kinase 3, chloroplastic — its product is MLIRKICSSILRSNTHPFVLHTQSTTPFAFLDVNSHFLACRSFNFRPHVLKSLTRKSFSSNCSMSDSSRKVVVSIPDVGKADKVELYRALESSLGSTFSSKPFVPYPSPLIIVISGPSGVGKDAVINRLREVRKNVHFVVTATSREMRPGEVEGKDYFFVSKERFLSMIERGEFLEYALVYGDYKGIPKQQIRDFMAQGCDIVLRVDIQGAETLRKILGNSGVFVFLVAESESALVQRLIDRKTETKESLLVRIATAREEVKHVKRFDYVVVNAEGQLENSVKMVESIIDAEKAKVQQRRVVI